Genomic window (Saccharothrix australiensis):
TACCGCCGCACCGCGGCGCGGCCGATCGGTTTCTCCGCCACCACGGCGCCGTTCTGCCAGCGCCGCAGCGGCCCTTCGGCCTCCTGGACGAAGCTGACCCGCTCGAACCGCTCCCCCAGGCCGAGGCACCACAGCAAGCGGACCGCGTTGGAGCCGATGATGAGGCCGGCTCCGATCTCGCGCAGCTCCGCGGCCCGGTCGTAGACCTGGGCCGCCAGCCCCCGCTGCTGGAGCGCGATCGCGGTCAGCAGACCTCCGATGCCCGCGCCGACGATGGCGATCCGCATGGCGCCTCCCGTCATCCGTTGCCCCCACCATCTTGCGCGCGGGAAAGGGGTCGGGCACCACGGCGCGGAGTTCAACAGCGCTGGTCAACCTGATTGGGCGACAGGGGGTCCTTCCCTGTCGGGTAACCAGGGACAAACCGGCCTGAATGGACGGACAAGAGTCCTCTTCGACCACTCGAACGAGTGGCAAATCGCATCCACGGGGTTACGCATCGAGACGGTGCCGGGGGCGGCGGGCCGGGCGTGCCGCCGAGGGCGGTTCGACGCCGGCCGGGTGGTGTACCCGCCGTCAGGCTGCGGCGCCGAGGTCGCGCACGTCGTGGCACCCGAGTCAGCGCCGCAGGAAGCGCGGCATCCACGTGGCGGCGGGGGTGAGGGGCGGCCCGGACAGGAGGCCGTGCGGCCACAGGCGACGTCGTGCGTGCGACCCCGCCGGCTGCCCTCGACGACGCGGATCTGAGGACCCCGGCCGCGATACCGGACCGGGCGCCGCGCGGTCGACCCCGGCGGTCCGCGTCATTCGGGCGCCACGGCGCGGCGGGCGCTGTCGCGCAGCAGGGCCCGGCGGCGGTCGTGGACCTCGGCGGGTTCGTCGGCGGTGCCCGCGTAGACGTTGCTCACCGACGACCAGGCCATCGACAGGGCGATCACCACGGCCATCAGGTGAACGGGTCGCCAGCCCGGACCAAGCCCGCGGCCTGCGCCTCGGCGCCGCGGGGGGGCAGTGGAGCAGGCCGCGGGCGGCAGCGGCGCGGCGACCCAGCGGTGCGGGCCGCGGGGCCGCAGTGGCGCGGGCCGCGGGGCCGCAAGCCGTGCGGCAGCAGCTCGGCCGGTGGACCACGCGGCAGTAGTCGGGTCCGCCGGCCGAGCGGCAACGACGCGCGGTGGCGCGGTTGTCAGGCCGTGGCGAGCGCCTTCTCGTAACCCACCAGGCGAACGCACGTGGCGAGCCCCGTGATGGCCTGCTCCAGCTCACCGAGGCCGGGGTAGGTCGGCGCGATGCGGATGACGGCGTCCCGCGGGTCGTCGCCGCGGGGGTGGGTGGCACCGGCGGGCGTCAGCACGATGCCCGCCGCCGCGGCGCGGCGCACGACCTCGCGGGCGCAGCCGTCCGGCACGGTCAGCGTGACGAAGTAGCCGCCCAGCGGTTCGGTCCACTCGGCCAGCCCCGTGTCGCCCAGCCGGTCGGCCAGCACTCGCCGCACAAGGTCGAACTTCGGCCTCAGCAGCGCCCGGTGCCGCTCCATGTGCGCCCGCACCCCAGCCTCGTCGCGCAGGAACAGCGCGTGGCGCAGCTGGTTGACCTTGTCCGGCCCGATGGTGCGCTTCGCGGCGTGGCCCAGCAGCCACGCGACGTTGGCAGGCGAGGAGCCGAAGAAGGCCACGCCCGCGCCGGCCAGGGTGATCTTGGACGTGGAGCCGAACACGAACGGCCGGTCCGGGTGGCCGCCCTCCGCGCACGCGGCGAGGACGTCCGCGACCTCCACCTGCTCGTCGGTCAGGTGGTGCACCGCGTAGGCGTTGTCCCAGAAGATCCGGAAGTCGGGCGCGGCAGCGGCCACCGAGCCGAGGCCCCGCACCACGCGGTCGCTGTAGGAGACGCCGCTGGGGTTGCTGTACTTCGGGACGCACCAGATGCCCTTGACCGACGGGTCGTCGGCCACCAGGCGCGCCACGACGTCGAGGTCGGGACCCTCGTCGGTCATCGGCACCGGCACCATGTCGATGTCGAAGCGCTCGCACAGGGCGAAGTGCCGATCGTACCCCGGCACCGGGCACAGGAACGCGATCCGCTCCTGGTCCACCCAGCGGGAGGTGGCGCCGGGCAGCCCGCCGAGCAGCGCGTAGACCAGGCAGTCGTGCATGAGCCCCAGGCTGGAGTTGCCGGCGGCCACGAGCTGGTCGACCGGCACCCGCAGGGGTCCGGCGAAGATCTCCCGCAGCTCCCGCAGGCCGTGCAGGCCGCCGTAGTTGCGGCAGTCCGTGCCGTCGGCGGCGGTGTGCCGGTCACCGGGCAGCGACAGCAGCGGGGCGGACAGGTCGAGCTGCTCGGGGGACGGCTTGCCGCGCGTGAGGTCGAGGGACAGGCCGCGGTCGACCAGGTCCGCGTACTCCGCGCGCGCCGCGTCGAGCCCGGCGGTCACGTCCGCTCGGCTGGTTCCGGCGAGTTCCACGTCAGCGCCCTTCCACTGTGGAGTGCGGCCGGCGGCCACCGTCGGAACCTACCGCAGGGGGCGGGAGGGCGCCTCGTTCTGCCGTCGCAACTCCCGCTCACGCCGCGTCCACATCGGTGGCCTGCGAGACATGACGACGGGTGGACCGGCCGACGCGCGGGGCTCCCGTTCGGCGACGCCTGGACCGTGAAGGACGGCGACCGCGAGATCACTGGAACGTTCAAGAACATCGCGCCCGAGCAGGCACGCGAGCTGCTGCGCACCCTCGACCCGCCCGTCCCTGACGAACGCGGTGACGATGACACGGCCTGACTGTCGCAAGTCATAAGCGGTGCTCGTCGGCGTAAGCACATACCGGGATCTGTGGTGGGCGGCGGTTCCCGGGGCGCTGAAGAACTTCGAAGCGTTGCGGGACCTGCTCCCAGGCGAGGACGGCTGTATCGCACCAGAAATCCGCGTCCTCGTGCCCGACTCCTCCTCTCCAGCCGAGATCCTGCGGCACGCGTCCTGGT
Coding sequences:
- a CDS encoding transcriptional regulator yields the protein MAVVIALSMAWSSVSNVYAGTADEPAEVHDRRRALLRDSARRAVAPE
- a CDS encoding aminotransferase class I/II-fold pyridoxal phosphate-dependent enzyme gives rise to the protein MELAGTSRADVTAGLDAARAEYADLVDRGLSLDLTRGKPSPEQLDLSAPLLSLPGDRHTAADGTDCRNYGGLHGLRELREIFAGPLRVPVDQLVAAGNSSLGLMHDCLVYALLGGLPGATSRWVDQERIAFLCPVPGYDRHFALCERFDIDMVPVPMTDEGPDLDVVARLVADDPSVKGIWCVPKYSNPSGVSYSDRVVRGLGSVAAAAPDFRIFWDNAYAVHHLTDEQVEVADVLAACAEGGHPDRPFVFGSTSKITLAGAGVAFFGSSPANVAWLLGHAAKRTIGPDKVNQLRHALFLRDEAGVRAHMERHRALLRPKFDLVRRVLADRLGDTGLAEWTEPLGGYFVTLTVPDGCAREVVRRAAAAGIVLTPAGATHPRGDDPRDAVIRIAPTYPGLGELEQAITGLATCVRLVGYEKALATA